A stretch of DNA from Synechococcus sp. JA-3-3Ab:
GCCGGCAGGAGCAGTAAAACTTTGGGGCCTGGATCCTCAGACGAGTTTTTTGGCGGCAAAACCAGACTTTGCCACTCTTGGTAGCTGAGGCCAAGCCGAGTCATTTCAGTGATTTCGTATCTGTAGCCTTCCAGTCTCCTGTCCAATTCGATCATGGACTGGGCAGCCGCTATAACCTGATTTGCTCGACTGATGATAGCTTCTCTCCGAGGAGGATCCCAAACTATGCCATCCAAGACTGTCCACCAGCTTGGATCAATCAAACGTGGGGCAATGAGGGCAAGGATAGCATTCTTAGATCTTGTCGGCATACTATCAAAATAGGATTCAATGCTTTGTGCGCTGAAAATATCTGGTCGTATATATTTGTCAAACAGCTTATCCACATCCGATTCACTCTTTACATACTTGAGAATCTCCACGACGCTTGATAGGCTAACTCCTTCTTGGTAAGCCTTGTGAAGATATACTGAAGGTTTCGTGGTCAACAAAAGCTCGACATACTTTCTAATACGAGGTCTTAGAATCTCCTTTGCCTCCGCCAGGCGTTTCAGAGCTATCTCATGCTCCTCCATCTCCAGGTAGCATTCAATCTCTGTAACATAGACTAAAGATAGGATTAAGATGTACTCGCAAGCCAAAATGCCGTCGTTCTTGTTCCAATTGGAATCCCACGCAGCTAGATAATAGTGCTCAGCCTCAAGCAGAGGCTGAATGACCTCGGTTACCAATCGCTTCCTGTTGGTCGAAGAAGACATCTTCAAAGCTATTTCTGCAACGTCGATAGCAGACTTAGCTTTGGCAAGAAGCGATCTATCTATGGATTCTCGAAGACTTTCTACGGATGCTTGAAGACTTTGGATTCGAGAATCGATTTGATTGAGTTTAGAGGTAACGACTGCAAAGTCTACGGCAGACAAACCCAAGTTAGTTAGACCAATAGCAGCATTGAATTTGGTTAAGCCTAAGACAGTGTTTAGTTTACCTCTAGTGTCAATTAGTCTTAGGTTGATCTGCCTCAACTGAATGTTGGCAATAATCCCGTTGACTATGTCCACTGCCGGGATGCAATTGCTAATGCTATCTGCGAGTGTCAAGCCTCCAGTTTCTCTCAGCCAGGCCACCACCCGCTTAGAGGCCACTTCTCGCACCACGCCGCCTACGCCTCGTAGGTTCCATTCTGCAGGCCTTTCAGGATGGCTTCGGGGATCTCGAGGATGACTTGCTCGGCAACCATGAGTCAGGAGCTCCCTGCGTTTGCTGCCGTCAAACTAGCACAGAGAAAACCTTCTGAAAATACTTGTACTTGGAGAGTTCGCCAAGGTTTATTCTCAGTTACAGGGGCAAGAGCCTAGCATAGAGATCTAGCCCTCCTCGCTGTTGCGTTGCCGCCATGTCTGAGCCTGCCGGTCGTCTGGTTTGGAACCACTCCACCCACATTTCCGGGCTGATCCCTGTTCTGGAGCGCCTGACTCGACAACCTGGCATTAAAACCGTAACGCCAGGTGCTCTGTCTTGCAGTCGCGGGCGGATCCCGCAGTTGCAGTTGCGGGTTTCCGTGCCCATTCGAGGGGGCTACAAGTTGGTGGCCCGCAAGGGCAGCAGCGTGCAAGAGGTCTTCGTGGTTACCGACCTCAGCCAGTTGGAGCTGGAAGCAGCGATTCGCCGCTGCTTGGAGTAGATTGGGGTTTTCTTGGCAACGCAGTCCTGCTTTGGGCGCGCCATGTCCCGTGCTAGCCTCAAGCCCGCCCGCATTAGCGCTGTGGTGCCCGGATCCCTGGCGGCAAAGGTGGGCATTCGGCCAGGGGAGGCCCTGGTGAGCATCAACGGCGAGAAGCCCCGCGATCTCATTGACTATCGCTTCTTGTGTGCCGATGAATATCTCTGCCTGGAGATCCTGGACAGCCAAGGGATCCGGCGCATCGTCGAGCTGGAAAAAGACATCGATGAAGATCTGGGGCTGGAGTTTGAGACGGCTTTGTTCGATGGCCTCATCCAATGCACCAACGCCTGCCCCTTTTGCTTCATCGACCAACAGCCCCCTGAAATGCGGGCAACGCTGCACCTTAAAGACGACGACTACCGCCTCAGCTTTCTCTACGGCAGCTACCTCACCCTTACCAACTTGACCGCTGCCGAATGGGATCGCATCGCCCGCCTGCGCCTTTCCCCCCTCTATGTCTCGGTTCATGCCACGGAGCCGGAGCTGCGCAGCCGCCTGCTCAAAAACCCGCGCGCCGGTCTGATCCTGGAGCAGTTGGCCTGGTTTCGCCAACACCGCCTGCAAGTGCATGCCCAGGTGGTGGTCTGCCCGGGCTGGAACGATGGAGAGCACCTCACCCGCACGCTCTTGGATCTGGCCGCTTTTCGCCAACCTGTCGAAGGGATCCCAACCGTCCTCTCGGTGGCGGTGGTACCGGTGGGGCTGACCCGCTTCCGCCCCCCCAATGACGAGCTGATCCCGGTGGATGCCGCCAAGGCGGCGGAGGTGATTGCGCAGGTAGAAGCGCTGCAGGCGCAGTTTCGGCAAGAATTGGGGTCCACCTTTGCCTGGCTGGCCGACGAGTGGTACTTGCTGGCAAATCGAGAATTGCCGCCGGCAGAGCACTATGAAGATTACCCCCAACTGGGGAATGGAGTGGGATCCCTGCGCCTGTTCTTGAGCGAGTTTGAGCAGGTGCGGCTGCCGACTGGGATCCCTTCTCCTCTCAAAGTTCTCTGGGTGGTGGGCAACGCAGTGGAGCGAGCCTTCCAGCCGGTGGTGGAGCGGATGAACAGCATCCCCAGGTTGCAGTTGCATCTTCTGCCCATTGCCAGCCAATTCTGGGGACAAACCCTGACGGTAACCGGACTGTTGACGGGGCAAGACATTCTGGGCGCTTTGAAATCGGTTGAAAACTTGGCAAGTTACGACGGCCTGCTTTTGCCCCAGATCGCCCTCAAGGATGGGGAGCGCTTTTTGGACGATCTCACCTGGCAAGAGTTGCAGGCCCAAGTGGGGATCCCGGTGATGCGGGTGGATGGGGGCCCGGCGGGCTTGCTGCAGGCGGTGCAGCGGCTAGGATCAAGGGCGACCTCGAGCGGGACGCTGTGAGGCTATGCAGCGGCTACAGCGAGGGTTGGTTCTCTTGCTTTGGGCGGGGCTGGGGATCCTGGCCATCACAGCTTTGGCCTCTTTCTATGTCGATCTGGCCTGGTTTGCCGAGCTGAATGCCCTGCCGGTGCTCTGGACGCGGGTGCTGGCTCGCTGGGGGCTGGGCCTGGGCGCCTTTGCCTTTGCCCTGGCGGTGGTGGGATCCAACATCCGCGCCTGCTGGCGGGGGGCAAGCACAGCCGGGGCCTGGGCCATTGCCCTGGGGTTGAGCGGCGGCTTGGCCTGGTCTCTTTCTCAGCACTGGTTCGCGCTGCTGCTCTGGTTGCACCAAGTCCCTGTCGGCGAGTCCGATCCAATCTTCGGTCGCGACCTGGGCTTTTTTCTTTTCGGCCTGCCCTTCTGGGAGACGCTGCAGCAGTGGTGCTTCAACCTAGTGCTGCTCACTTTGATCACGGTGGCGCTTATTTACCTAGTGGAGCTGGGGCTATCGGAGCAGCGGCTGACGCTGGCTCTGTCTTTATTTGCCCAACGGCACCTGCTGATCTTGGGGGGAGCTCTGTTTTTGCTTCGTGCCTGGGGCCATTGGCTGGAGCGCTACGAGCTGCTCTATTCCACCCGCGGCGTCGTCTTTGGCGCCGGCTTTGCCGATGTGCACGCCACTTTGCCAGCTACCACGTTGATGAGCGGGGTGGCTTTCCTGACAGCAGTTGGCTTCTGGGCTTTGGCCCGCCAGGGGATCCGATTCAACCTTCCCTTGTTCAAGTCTTGGTGCCCTGCCTGGGCCAGTTCCCTGCTGGCGCCGGCCCTGCTCTGGGGGGCCTACCTGGGGTTTGGGCTGCTGACCACCCGGCTTTACCCGCAACTGCTGCAAACCCTTTTGGTCACGCCCAACGAGCTGGAGCTGGAGCGCCCCTACATCGAGCACAACATCCGTTTTACTCGCGCCGGCTTTGGCCTGGCCGAGGTGGAGGTCAAGCCCTTCCCAGAAGAGGGATCCCTGACCTGGGAGATCCTGCAGCAAAATCAATCCACCCTGCGCAACGTGCGTCTTTGGGATACAGAACCCCTCTTGGCCACCTATCGCCAACTGCAGGAGATCCGCCCTTACTACCAATTTCCCTATGTGGATGTGGATCGCTACCGCATCGGGGGAGAGCTGCGCCAAGTGATGCATGCAGCGCGCGAGCTGGACTTTGCCCAGGTACCACCGGCTGCCCAAACTTGGGTTAACCGGCGCTTTTTCTACACCCACGGCTATGGCCTCACCCTCAGCCCAGTCAACGTGGTTACTGCTGAGGGGCTGCCGGACTTTTTCCTATCGGATATCCCACCGCGGGTTTCCCCCCGCTATCCAGAGGTGGCGCAGGTGCTGCGGGTGGAGCAGCCGGCCCTCTACTACAGCGAGCTGACCACCACCGACGTGTTCGTGGGGGCCGAGGCGCGTGAGCTGGACTATCCCGCTGCCGATCGCTATGTCTACAGCAGCTACCGCGGCACGGGCGGCGTGCCCATCCCCCACCTCTGGCAACGGCTTCTCTACGCCTGGCACTTCCGGGATCTGCGCATCCTTCTCAGCCGCGAGCTCTCCCCCAGCACCCGCTTCCTCTATCGCCGCCAAATCCGGGAACGGGTGCGCCAGGTGATGCCCTTTTTGCTCTACGACCAGGATCCCTACCTGGTAATTCAAGGGGGCAGGCTCTACTGGTTTTTCGATGCCTACACCACCAGCAGCCGCTACCCCTACTCGGAGCATCTGCCCGGCTTCCCCTTCAACTACATCCGCAACTCTGTCAAGGCGGTGCTGGACGCCTACAACGGCAGCATCGACTGGTACATTGCCGACCCTCGGGATCCCCTCATCCAAGCCTACGCCCGCATCTACCCCACCCTGTTCAAGCCGCTAGAGGCCATGCCGGAGCCGCTGCGGCAGCACATCCGCTACCCCCAAGATCTCTTCCGGGTGCAGGTGCAGCAATTTGCCACTTACCACATGACGGATCCCCGTGTTTTCTACAACCGGGAAGACCAGTGGCAGATCCCCAACCAGTTCCGCAAGCGGCGGCGCCTGCCCATGCAGCCCCAGTACCTCATCCTCACCTTGCCAGAGGATCCCCAAAAGGGATCCCCAAACCAGCCCGAGTTTGTCTTGCTTTCTCCCTTCACCCCCCTCAACAAACAAAACATGGTGGCCTGGATGGCGGCCCGCTGCGATGGGGAAAACTACGGCAAGCTGCTGGTGTACGAGTTTTCCAAGCAGCGCCTCATCTACGGCCCAGAGCAAGTAGAGGCGCGGGTCAACCAGGATCCGGCCATTTCCGAGCAAATCGCCCTCTGGAACGAACACGGGTCGCGGGTGAACCTGGGCACCCTGCTGGTCATCCCCATCGAGACCTCGCTTCTCTACATCCAGCCCCTCTACCTGGAGGCAGAACAGGGCCGCCTGCCCCAGCTCACCCGGGTCATCGCTGCCTACGAAGACCGGGTGGTGATGGAGCCCACCCTCAGCCAGGCTCTGGAAGCCCTCTTCTCCCCCACCGGCAGCCGCCGCTCCAACCGCTGAGGCCGGGATCCCTTCTCAGATTTCTAAGGGTAGTTGACAGAACTTAACGGATGATTTAAGGTTAGGTTGTCAATCTTCGCGCTTCCTCAGGGAAGTTTGCCATCATGACCACTGTTATCCAACGTCGCTCAACCAGCAACGTGTGGGAGCAGTTTTGCGAGTGGGTCACCTCCACCGACAACCGCCTCTACATCGGTTGGTTCGGGGTGCTGATGATCCCCACCCTGCTGACTGCCACCACCTGCTTCATCATTGCCTTCATTGGTGCTCCCCCGGTGGACATCGACGGGATTCGCGAGCCAGTTTCGGGTTCGTTGCTGTATGGCAACAACATCATCACCGGCGCGGTGGTGCCTTCTTCGGCTGCGATTGGCCTGCACTTTTACCCGATTTGGGAAGCCGCTTCTTTGGACGAGTGGCTGTACAACGGCGGCCCCTACCAGCTGATTGTGCTGCACTTTTTGATTGGGGTGTTCTGCTACATGGGCCGGGAGTGGGAGCTGAGCTACCGCTTGGGGATGCGTCCCTGGATTGCGGTGGCTTACTCGGCGCCGGTGGCGGCGGCGACGGCCGTGTTTTTGATTTACCCGATTGGGCAAGGCTCGTTTTCGGACGGGATGCCGCTGGGGATTTCGGGGACGTTCAACTTCATGTTGGTGTTCCAAGCGGAGCACAACATTTTGATGCACCCGTTCCACCAGCTGGGCGTGGCCGGCGTGTTTGGGGGTGCGCTGTTTAGTGCGATGCACGGGTCGTTGGTGACCTCGAGCCTGATTCGTGAGACTTCGGAGGAGGAGTCGCAGAACTTGGGTTACAAGTTTGGGCAAGAGGAAGAGACCTACAACATCGTGGCGGCGCACGGGTATTTTGGCCGGTTGATTTTCCAATATGCGTCGTTCAACAACAGCCGGAGCCTGCACTTTTTCCTGGCGGCGTGGCCGGTGATTGGGATTTGGTTTACGGCGCTGGGGATCAGCATCATGGCGTTCAACCTGAACGGGTTCAACTTCAACCAGTCGATTGTGGACAGCAACGGTCGCGTGGTTGGGACGTGGGCGGATGTGCTCAACCGTGCCAACCTGGGGATGGAAGTGATGCACGAGCGGAATGCGCACAACTTCCCGCTGGACCTGGCGGCGGTGGAGGTAGCGCCTGCGGTGCGTGGCTGATGGCCTGACCTGACGCTTCAACAGCATTGGTGGATCCCCCGGCTTGGTCTGGGGGATTTTTTGTTCTCTTTGCTGGGGTGATCTTTCCCAGAGCTTTTCCAGAGTTAAATTGGGGCCATTGCCTCTGTGACTTAGGGATATGGCAATCATTTCTTCTCGGGATACAGGCCAGAACGCTGAGGGCCCCAAGCGGCGGCAGCAAAAGTCTTCAGCCTGGAGAAAAGAAGGCAGAGAGTTGAGCTTTGCTGGGGAAAGGGGAGCGGATCCCTCTGCCCTGTTGCAGCCGCAAGCCCACCCTGGCGAAGCCCAGGAAGAATCCCTGCGCCCGCGCACCCTAGCGGAATATATTGGCCAGACGGAACTTAAAGAAGTGCTCTCCATTGCCATTGCGGCGGCCCGCGCTCGCCAAGAGCCTCTGGATCACCTGCTGTTCTACGGCCCGCCTGGTCTAGGCAAAACCACGGTGGCAGCAGTGCTGGCGGCAGAAATGGGATCCCAGTTCTACATGACCACCGCGCCGGCTTTGGAGAGCCCCCGCGACATTGCCGGGTATTTGGTGCGCTTGAAGCGGGGGGATGTGTTGTTTATTGACGAGATCCACCGCCTGCCCAAGGTTACAGAAGAATTGCTCTATCCGGCGATGGAGGATTTTCGTCTTGATATCACCATTGGCAAAGGTCGCTCTGCTCGCATCACCTCTCTGCCCTTGGAACGCTTTACCCTCATCGGGGCCACAACCCGCATTGGCGCCCTCACTTCTCCGCTGCGGGAT
This window harbors:
- the psbA gene encoding photosystem II q(b) protein, yielding MTTVIQRRSTSNVWEQFCEWVTSTDNRLYIGWFGVLMIPTLLTATTCFIIAFIGAPPVDIDGIREPVSGSLLYGNNIITGAVVPSSAAIGLHFYPIWEAASLDEWLYNGGPYQLIVLHFLIGVFCYMGREWELSYRLGMRPWIAVAYSAPVAAATAVFLIYPIGQGSFSDGMPLGISGTFNFMLVFQAEHNILMHPFHQLGVAGVFGGALFSAMHGSLVTSSLIRETSEEESQNLGYKFGQEEETYNIVAAHGYFGRLIFQYASFNNSRSLHFFLAAWPVIGIWFTALGISIMAFNLNGFNFNQSIVDSNGRVVGTWADVLNRANLGMEVMHERNAHNFPLDLAAVEVAPAVRG
- a CDS encoding TIGR03279 family radical SAM protein, which translates into the protein MSRASLKPARISAVVPGSLAAKVGIRPGEALVSINGEKPRDLIDYRFLCADEYLCLEILDSQGIRRIVELEKDIDEDLGLEFETALFDGLIQCTNACPFCFIDQQPPEMRATLHLKDDDYRLSFLYGSYLTLTNLTAAEWDRIARLRLSPLYVSVHATEPELRSRLLKNPRAGLILEQLAWFRQHRLQVHAQVVVCPGWNDGEHLTRTLLDLAAFRQPVEGIPTVLSVAVVPVGLTRFRPPNDELIPVDAAKAAEVIAQVEALQAQFRQELGSTFAWLADEWYLLANRELPPAEHYEDYPQLGNGVGSLRLFLSEFEQVRLPTGIPSPLKVLWVVGNAVERAFQPVVERMNSIPRLQLHLLPIASQFWGQTLTVTGLLTGQDILGALKSVENLASYDGLLLPQIALKDGERFLDDLTWQELQAQVGIPVMRVDGGPAGLLQAVQRLGSRATSSGTL
- the ruvB gene encoding Holliday junction branch migration DNA helicase RuvB, with the translated sequence MAIISSRDTGQNAEGPKRRQQKSSAWRKEGRELSFAGERGADPSALLQPQAHPGEAQEESLRPRTLAEYIGQTELKEVLSIAIAAARARQEPLDHLLFYGPPGLGKTTVAAVLAAEMGSQFYMTTAPALESPRDIAGYLVRLKRGDVLFIDEIHRLPKVTEELLYPAMEDFRLDITIGKGRSARITSLPLERFTLIGATTRIGALTSPLRDRFGHVQRLRFYEPHELVQIVLRTARLLNVSTDPEGAAEIARRSRGTPRIANRLFKRVRDYAQVRGDGHISQEVAAAALELFQVDPMGLDWIDRKLLTVLVEQFGGGPVGLETMAAVTGEDPQTIEEVYEPYLLQIGYLQRTPRGRVVTPAALRHLGYEAQSPLPLWS
- a CDS encoding UPF0182 family membrane protein codes for the protein MQRLQRGLVLLLWAGLGILAITALASFYVDLAWFAELNALPVLWTRVLARWGLGLGAFAFALAVVGSNIRACWRGASTAGAWAIALGLSGGLAWSLSQHWFALLLWLHQVPVGESDPIFGRDLGFFLFGLPFWETLQQWCFNLVLLTLITVALIYLVELGLSEQRLTLALSLFAQRHLLILGGALFLLRAWGHWLERYELLYSTRGVVFGAGFADVHATLPATTLMSGVAFLTAVGFWALARQGIRFNLPLFKSWCPAWASSLLAPALLWGAYLGFGLLTTRLYPQLLQTLLVTPNELELERPYIEHNIRFTRAGFGLAEVEVKPFPEEGSLTWEILQQNQSTLRNVRLWDTEPLLATYRQLQEIRPYYQFPYVDVDRYRIGGELRQVMHAARELDFAQVPPAAQTWVNRRFFYTHGYGLTLSPVNVVTAEGLPDFFLSDIPPRVSPRYPEVAQVLRVEQPALYYSELTTTDVFVGAEARELDYPAADRYVYSSYRGTGGVPIPHLWQRLLYAWHFRDLRILLSRELSPSTRFLYRRQIRERVRQVMPFLLYDQDPYLVIQGGRLYWFFDAYTTSSRYPYSEHLPGFPFNYIRNSVKAVLDAYNGSIDWYIADPRDPLIQAYARIYPTLFKPLEAMPEPLRQHIRYPQDLFRVQVQQFATYHMTDPRVFYNREDQWQIPNQFRKRRRLPMQPQYLILTLPEDPQKGSPNQPEFVLLSPFTPLNKQNMVAWMAARCDGENYGKLLVYEFSKQRLIYGPEQVEARVNQDPAISEQIALWNEHGSRVNLGTLLVIPIETSLLYIQPLYLEAEQGRLPQLTRVIAAYEDRVVMEPTLSQALEALFSPTGSRRSNR
- a CDS encoding DUF2103 domain-containing protein; the encoded protein is MSEPAGRLVWNHSTHISGLIPVLERLTRQPGIKTVTPGALSCSRGRIPQLQLRVSVPIRGGYKLVARKGSSVQEVFVVTDLSQLELEAAIRRCLE